The following proteins are co-located in the Dyadobacter chenwenxiniae genome:
- a CDS encoding SRPBCC family protein: MDQILTVKDQIQIEAPLSKVWEVLVAPKYIRQWDDLPSGFDDYYLEPGRVIEWTGITRLTVTESEPNELLKLSLYVDKWELPPAACDIAYTYRLSDAGEGVLLEIEIGDFGVLEDGQTYYNSSLEFAQTALEKIKNLAENRL; encoded by the coding sequence ATGGATCAAATATTGACAGTAAAAGATCAGATACAAATTGAAGCCCCGCTGAGCAAAGTCTGGGAAGTATTGGTGGCCCCGAAATATATCCGGCAGTGGGACGACCTTCCGTCCGGATTCGACGATTATTATCTGGAACCAGGCCGCGTCATTGAATGGACAGGCATAACCAGGCTTACCGTTACGGAAAGCGAACCGAATGAACTTTTGAAACTCTCGTTATATGTTGATAAATGGGAACTTCCACCAGCCGCATGCGACATTGCCTACACTTACAGGCTTTCAGATGCAGGGGAGGGCGTTTTGCTGGAAATAGAAATCGGCGACTTTGGCGTTTTGGAAGACGGTCAGACTTATTATAACTCGTCTCTTGAGTTTGCGCAGACGGCTCTTGAAAAAATCAAAAATCTGGCAGAAAACAGACTTTAA
- a CDS encoding M20/M25/M40 family metallo-hydrolase, with protein MKYFLLFMLACASVSSYAQKFQATNIRKHIEFLASDEMEGRGTGSLGEIRSANYIADIFGELGLKPAGSDAGFFQPFQVKYSIEGNLHQVTGRNVAGFLDNGAKKTIVIGAHYDHLGKGFQGSSLSPDSRNKIHNGADDNASGTTGLLELARHFAKNNITEKHNYLFLAFSGEELGLLGSKHFTENPTIPLASVSCMVNMDMIGRLSDEKGIIVSGWGTSRVWGKLIPGLAKAQNLKYTVDSSGVGASDHTSFYLKDIPVVQFFTGGHSDYHKVSDDIERINFEGEAKILTIIAGLLENLEKETTDPQFVTAANPHTGNKTTDFKVTLGVMPDYSYSGKGLKIDGVSKARPAEKAGIQAGDIITRLAGKEITSIYDYMEVLGKHEKGEKVEAEFLRGSETKKVSVTF; from the coding sequence ATGAAATATTTCCTCTTGTTCATGCTTGCCTGTGCTTCTGTGTCGTCTTATGCGCAGAAATTCCAAGCGACGAACATTCGTAAACACATTGAATTTCTGGCTTCCGATGAAATGGAAGGACGGGGAACCGGGAGCCTGGGAGAGATCAGGTCGGCCAATTACATTGCCGATATTTTTGGTGAACTGGGTTTGAAACCGGCCGGAAGCGACGCAGGATTTTTTCAACCATTTCAAGTAAAATATTCCATTGAAGGCAATCTGCACCAGGTTACCGGAAGAAATGTTGCCGGCTTTCTGGATAATGGTGCGAAAAAAACGATCGTGATCGGTGCGCATTATGACCATTTGGGAAAAGGCTTCCAGGGAAGCTCGCTTTCACCGGATAGCCGCAACAAAATCCACAATGGTGCGGATGACAATGCTTCCGGGACAACCGGGCTTTTGGAACTGGCCAGACACTTCGCGAAAAACAATATCACTGAAAAACACAATTATCTCTTCCTCGCATTTTCAGGGGAGGAGCTCGGTTTGCTGGGTTCGAAACACTTTACCGAAAATCCTACAATTCCGCTAGCATCCGTTTCGTGCATGGTCAACATGGACATGATAGGCAGGTTAAGCGATGAAAAAGGAATCATCGTTTCGGGCTGGGGAACAAGTCGGGTCTGGGGCAAACTGATTCCTGGACTGGCTAAGGCCCAAAATCTGAAATACACGGTGGATTCTTCGGGTGTAGGGGCGTCCGATCACACTTCATTTTATTTGAAAGACATTCCCGTTGTCCAGTTTTTTACAGGCGGCCATAGCGATTACCATAAAGTGAGCGACGACATTGAGCGCATTAATTTTGAGGGAGAAGCCAAAATCCTGACAATAATTGCAGGCCTGCTCGAAAACCTGGAAAAAGAAACCACTGATCCGCAATTTGTAACAGCCGCAAATCCGCATACTGGCAACAAAACAACAGATTTCAAAGTCACATTAGGGGTTATGCCCGATTACAGTTACTCGGGAAAAGGCTTGAAAATTGATGGCGTATCCAAAGCCCGTCCCGCCGAGAAAGCCGGCATCCAGGCTGGTGACATCATTACCAGGCTTGCCGGGAAAGAAATCACATCCATCTACGATTATATGGAAGTGCTCGGCAAGCATGAAAAAGGCGAAAAAGTGGAAGCAGAATTTTTGCGGGGCTCCGAAACAAAAAAAGTATCAGTCACTTTTTAA
- a CDS encoding GLPGLI family protein, with translation MRAVIITMLLLVTAVFYADAQKSEGEITYERVFHWTRVYSRLSYLSQEEKDRMKLTWGNDDESKQEMTLIFNDKQSYYGYPKVETLSEGGYSWTKEEFKSYRDYENGKMTDLIAMLGKTYIIEDSLQTPNWKVMNKIKEVAGYMCMMAVTEDTVKGQKITAWFADNIPVSGGPQLYGGLPGMILELDVNDGDIVTTAKEVKFRPVTAEELAMPKKMKGKKINTQKYNELMSTHIRDSIKAHRNPFWSIPY, from the coding sequence ATGAGAGCCGTAATTATAACAATGTTGTTGCTTGTTACCGCCGTCTTTTATGCTGATGCGCAAAAATCGGAGGGCGAAATTACTTACGAGAGGGTTTTCCACTGGACGCGGGTGTATTCGCGTCTAAGCTATTTGAGTCAGGAAGAGAAGGACAGGATGAAGCTCACCTGGGGCAATGATGACGAATCAAAGCAGGAAATGACGCTGATTTTCAATGATAAGCAAAGTTATTACGGCTATCCCAAAGTGGAGACATTATCGGAGGGCGGTTATTCCTGGACTAAGGAAGAGTTTAAAAGTTATCGCGACTATGAAAATGGCAAAATGACGGATCTGATAGCCATGCTTGGGAAAACCTACATTATTGAGGACTCCTTGCAAACGCCCAACTGGAAGGTGATGAACAAGATTAAGGAGGTGGCAGGCTACATGTGTATGATGGCAGTTACGGAGGACACTGTGAAAGGCCAAAAAATAACCGCCTGGTTTGCCGACAACATTCCGGTTTCGGGAGGTCCGCAGTTATACGGCGGTTTGCCCGGGATGATCCTTGAACTGGACGTGAATGACGGGGACATTGTTACAACGGCCAAAGAAGTGAAATTCAGGCCGGTTACAGCCGAAGAGCTGGCCATGCCCAAAAAGATGAAAGGGAAGAAAATCAATACGCAGAAATACAACGAATTGATGAGCACCCACATCCGCGACAGCATCAAAGCCCACCGTAACCCGTTCTGGTCCATACCTTATTAG
- a CDS encoding metallophosphoesterase family protein, which yields MKTIGLISDTHGYLDERVFDHFANCDEIWHAGDIGSIKIIEQLEAFKPCRIVFGNIDNNEIRARTVENMHFDVEGFRVWITHIGGAPPRYNPIVMPVLKTQTPDIFVCGHSHILRVIRDKSLNNMLYINPGAAGREGFHKFRTLLRFNIHEGLISQMEAIELGKRGAIMN from the coding sequence ATGAAAACAATTGGCCTAATATCAGACACGCACGGTTATCTGGATGAGCGGGTGTTCGACCATTTTGCGAACTGCGATGAAATATGGCATGCAGGGGATATCGGATCGATAAAAATCATTGAACAGCTGGAAGCTTTCAAACCCTGCCGGATTGTTTTCGGCAACATTGATAACAATGAAATCAGGGCCAGAACAGTGGAAAATATGCATTTTGACGTAGAAGGCTTTCGGGTGTGGATAACACATATAGGCGGCGCGCCGCCACGTTACAACCCGATCGTAATGCCGGTACTCAAAACCCAGACGCCGGACATTTTCGTGTGCGGGCATTCACACATCCTGCGCGTGATCCGGGACAAATCGCTCAACAACATGCTTTACATTAACCCTGGCGCGGCAGGCCGGGAAGGTTTTCATAAATTCCGCACATTGCTGCGGTTCAATATACACGAAGGGCTGATCAGCCAGATGGAGGCGATTGAACTGGGAAAACGCGGGGCAATTATGAATTAA
- a CDS encoding response regulator: METKEKISVLYVDDEINNLNSFKAAFRRDFNILIATSGREGLELLKHNVVHVIITDQRMPEMTGVDFLIEVLKDYAEPVRILLTGYTDVSAVIDAVNKGHIYYYLNKPWDEAQLRIIIKNAHEIFYLREKNKELIEKLIEVNGQLEFLLRQNLLS; encoded by the coding sequence ATGGAAACCAAAGAAAAAATAAGTGTCCTTTATGTGGATGATGAAATTAACAACCTCAACTCATTTAAGGCAGCCTTTAGAAGGGATTTTAATATACTGATCGCCACCTCGGGGCGGGAAGGCCTTGAATTGCTGAAACATAATGTAGTTCATGTGATCATCACCGATCAGCGCATGCCCGAAATGACAGGCGTTGACTTTTTGATCGAAGTTTTAAAAGACTACGCGGAACCTGTGCGTATCCTGCTCACGGGTTATACAGACGTTTCAGCCGTGATTGATGCGGTGAATAAGGGGCACATTTACTATTATCTCAACAAGCCCTGGGATGAAGCGCAATTGCGGATCATCATTAAAAATGCCCATGAGATATTTTATTTGCGCGAGAAAAATAAGGAGCTTATCGAAAAGCTGATTGAAGTAAATGGGCAGCTGGAATTCCTGCTCAGGCAAAACCTGCTTTCCTAG
- a CDS encoding acyltransferase family protein, giving the protein MNQEIKTVSNPFESKINSIQVLRAAAALTVTIYHLKDVIGKDEPFKQELDYFFNSGPSGVALFFVISGFIMVYITKHATFSLLSVYKFMARRFIRIWPAYAVITLVYFLFQSRIGLQPGAFKSLILSLLFIPVTHTDPPFYGYAFLPVGWTLNYEIYFYGLVAISMFFNRFRWYVFFVIIFITLVILPGTLGYITLETQRTADHGNGYLNMIMNPIIWNFVYGVIIGLIYTNEKLFPIFATLFSRVWLVFMFISLALWQYWSGFFGGLGPSQWGLGSGLMFTAFIFYNARRPIRFPDWLVKVGDMSFSVYLVHVPVVVILGNFFKRLGYPVYSTGTSMFFLSLFMTMVVSYLSYQFLELRLSGYLKPLLPFMRRR; this is encoded by the coding sequence ATGAATCAGGAGATAAAGACGGTAAGCAATCCTTTTGAGTCCAAAATCAATAGTATACAGGTTCTGAGAGCTGCTGCGGCACTTACTGTCACCATTTACCACCTCAAAGACGTTATCGGAAAGGACGAGCCCTTTAAGCAGGAACTCGATTATTTTTTCAATTCAGGGCCATCAGGTGTTGCCTTGTTTTTTGTGATCAGTGGATTTATTATGGTTTACATTACCAAACATGCCACATTTTCACTTCTCTCGGTCTACAAGTTTATGGCGCGGAGATTTATCAGGATCTGGCCTGCTTATGCGGTAATTACCCTCGTATATTTTTTGTTCCAGAGCAGGATCGGGTTGCAACCCGGCGCCTTTAAAAGCTTGATACTAAGCCTTCTGTTTATTCCCGTCACCCACACTGATCCGCCTTTTTACGGTTATGCATTTCTGCCGGTTGGCTGGACGCTGAATTATGAGATCTACTTTTACGGCCTGGTGGCAATATCAATGTTTTTTAACCGGTTCCGATGGTACGTTTTCTTCGTGATCATTTTCATTACGCTCGTCATCCTTCCTGGCACATTGGGCTACATCACATTGGAAACGCAGCGCACAGCGGACCATGGAAATGGCTATCTGAACATGATCATGAATCCAATTATATGGAACTTCGTATACGGCGTCATCATCGGCCTGATTTACACAAACGAGAAACTCTTCCCCATTTTTGCAACCCTTTTTTCAAGAGTGTGGCTTGTGTTTATGTTCATCTCCCTTGCATTATGGCAATACTGGTCGGGATTTTTTGGCGGATTGGGGCCCTCGCAGTGGGGATTGGGTTCAGGCTTAATGTTCACCGCATTTATTTTTTACAATGCGCGACGCCCTATACGTTTCCCCGATTGGTTGGTAAAAGTCGGCGATATGTCGTTTTCAGTTTACCTGGTACACGTACCCGTTGTGGTAATTTTGGGTAACTTTTTCAAAAGACTGGGTTACCCGGTTTATAGCACGGGCACCTCCATGTTCTTCTTGTCACTTTTTATGACAATGGTCGTTTCTTACCTGTCCTACCAATTTCTTGAACTGAGATTATCCGGTTACCTGAAACCGTTGCTGCCTTTCATGAGAAGGCGATAG
- a CDS encoding carboxylesterase family protein, whose protein sequence is MWRAVCFQILFFSIAGLFASCGEGTIPPPPPKKPIEEPGNGGEPTDTTGIDTTGNSDPDTIIIDTLKPRNSNQFLALSKGFGATNIYSEAQLGIRTGTYKQARDYIGRSVTLNYSFLAKQADTLEFRPFVLMVHEGAFLFGDLANEMGKAKWMARKGYAAAAINYRLGFNGGSEGNTCGGNNLEVIQAIYRGVQDTYTALHYFADKSHEFGIDPGQMMLAGSSAGSIIVSALVYMDEADFEALQPGIVKTLGPLDPVKTGTEFRVRALLTYLGYSIFRTGFVKKSNAKPTVFFQRTGDTVLPYTQGNLFSCGNYFWMQGAKPTSDRLKTLKMPYELNYQPEKGHILSYTEEHVANRYAQFMKRFWSGDLRQTTIENFKTLQDVKIP, encoded by the coding sequence ATGTGGCGAGCAGTCTGTTTTCAAATTCTTTTTTTTAGTATAGCCGGACTGTTCGCATCGTGCGGGGAGGGCACGATTCCTCCTCCACCTCCCAAAAAGCCCATCGAAGAACCCGGTAATGGAGGCGAGCCCACTGATACAACCGGCATTGACACAACGGGAAATTCAGATCCCGACACGATCATCATTGATACATTAAAGCCCAGGAATAGCAATCAGTTTCTCGCTTTGTCCAAGGGTTTTGGCGCTACCAACATTTACAGTGAAGCGCAGCTGGGCATTCGTACGGGCACTTATAAGCAGGCGCGCGACTACATTGGCCGTTCGGTTACCCTCAATTACTCTTTTCTTGCTAAACAGGCTGATACATTGGAATTTCGGCCATTCGTTCTGATGGTGCATGAAGGGGCGTTTCTTTTTGGCGATCTGGCCAATGAAATGGGTAAGGCCAAATGGATGGCAAGAAAGGGATACGCCGCCGCTGCCATCAATTACAGGCTCGGTTTCAACGGCGGATCGGAAGGCAACACTTGCGGCGGGAATAACCTGGAAGTGATCCAGGCCATTTACAGGGGCGTTCAGGACACTTACACAGCATTACATTACTTTGCAGATAAGTCTCACGAATTTGGCATTGACCCGGGTCAAATGATGCTCGCCGGAAGTAGCGCGGGTTCGATTATTGTTTCGGCGCTGGTTTACATGGATGAAGCGGATTTCGAGGCATTGCAACCAGGAATTGTCAAAACACTGGGACCGCTGGACCCGGTAAAAACGGGCACAGAGTTTCGCGTACGCGCTTTGCTGACATACCTCGGCTATTCCATCTTCAGGACCGGGTTCGTTAAAAAGTCCAATGCTAAGCCGACCGTATTTTTCCAGAGGACAGGTGACACGGTGCTGCCGTACACCCAGGGGAATTTGTTTTCATGCGGAAATTATTTCTGGATGCAGGGCGCCAAACCCACTTCGGACCGGCTGAAAACATTAAAAATGCCTTATGAACTAAACTACCAGCCGGAGAAGGGGCACATCCTTTCCTACACAGAAGAACATGTGGCAAACCGCTATGCGCAGTTTATGAAGCGGTTCTGGTCTGGTGATCTGCGCCAAACCACCATTGAAAACTTCAAGACATTGCAAGATGTCAAAATTCCTTAA
- a CDS encoding outer membrane beta-barrel family protein: protein MKKILLLFYLCLHFTAVHAQTGGRFTLKGVVTDTSGASLPEATVMLLLPKDSSLVNFGRTNKEGAFELKNLKRAQYIFKVSYVGFVPYQETVNPKDGDVTDLGKMKMKVLQKELYEVVIKTARAPLSIRGDTVEFDARAFKVPPGSTVEDLLRKLPGMQVDADGNIKAQGEEVKRVTVDGKRFFGDDPKMATKNLPAEAINKVQVFNGKTEQSKVTGVDDGKREKTVNLELKDSHKKGGFGKAIAGVGTDKRLEGKVSYNRFDDKQQFALLGFGNNTNQSGIARNDYQDFKGSQSFNWGDDGDFGFSSGRYYGGDDITIQPNWGGGASEGFTKNFAGGANYNYDNKKTKLSTSYFYNQTKAIMDVESRTENFLTNDSYSSIANSKTIGFTGNHRPSLRFEKNIDSLNTIILISNSRINAGDDNFDSYQQSFRNEGVVTNQSTVKNFSEYNSFAMANLLIYRHKFKKKGRNFAASVGYNINNADESKDLSSNNVFFQDPTRNSIINQLNETESTRGNLKGSLSYIEPFAKKFFWETFYNYSMRKDKVDRDVFDVSGTEREVNQSLTRYYSNDFTYNRVGTSIRYSNKGLNLAAGLAGVQFELRGKFASDKAAADFMRVSKSYFTFVPNVSLNYDLKNNRYLYAEYGLNVREPSITDLQPIVDNSNPLFITEGNPDLIPSATHGVYAGYNMFNPANFINLYIGLSYNYNVNQIVYNRTVNVENLITTTKPINISGGYSYGSYGGFGFPLKKTKATMNLNASINYNNNITYINDVENETNTNSYNFGTRLDLTPSDAFTFYGNANWGFSNSEYSVNTTQNQKIFNATYGADVNAKGPRDIYFNARFNYRIYKNDQFGFDQKLPILNLSVYKIILKSKKGEIRLTANDVFKKNLGITQNVNQNFYTERKVATLSRYFMLSFTYNMRGVTASVRRNNNF from the coding sequence TTGAAAAAAATCCTACTTCTGTTCTATTTATGTCTTCATTTCACGGCTGTGCACGCACAAACCGGAGGGCGCTTCACGCTTAAAGGCGTGGTTACCGACACCTCAGGCGCCTCATTACCTGAAGCAACTGTAATGTTGCTGCTTCCAAAAGACTCATCGCTGGTGAACTTTGGAAGAACTAACAAAGAAGGGGCATTTGAATTGAAAAACCTGAAACGTGCACAGTACATTTTCAAAGTTTCCTATGTAGGCTTCGTCCCATATCAGGAAACGGTCAACCCGAAAGACGGGGATGTGACGGATTTGGGCAAGATGAAAATGAAAGTGCTGCAAAAGGAGCTTTACGAGGTGGTGATCAAAACGGCCAGGGCGCCATTGAGCATTCGCGGCGATACGGTGGAGTTTGACGCAAGGGCATTTAAAGTTCCGCCGGGATCAACGGTAGAAGACCTGCTTCGAAAGCTGCCGGGTATGCAAGTGGACGCCGACGGGAACATCAAAGCACAGGGAGAAGAGGTCAAACGTGTAACGGTCGACGGTAAGCGCTTCTTCGGCGATGATCCGAAGATGGCGACCAAGAACCTTCCGGCAGAGGCCATCAATAAAGTGCAGGTTTTCAACGGGAAAACAGAGCAATCCAAAGTGACGGGCGTGGATGATGGGAAACGTGAGAAAACGGTGAACCTCGAATTGAAAGACAGCCATAAGAAAGGCGGTTTCGGCAAGGCCATTGCAGGCGTAGGAACGGACAAACGCTTGGAAGGAAAAGTGAGTTATAACCGCTTCGATGATAAGCAGCAATTTGCATTGCTGGGTTTTGGAAATAATACAAACCAATCAGGAATCGCAAGGAATGATTACCAGGATTTTAAAGGAAGCCAGTCGTTCAACTGGGGTGATGACGGTGACTTCGGTTTCAGCAGCGGGCGCTATTACGGAGGCGACGACATTACCATTCAGCCGAACTGGGGTGGAGGCGCATCGGAAGGTTTTACCAAAAACTTCGCAGGAGGTGCCAACTACAATTATGATAACAAGAAAACGAAGCTGAGCACCAGCTACTTTTATAACCAGACCAAGGCAATCATGGACGTGGAGTCACGTACAGAAAACTTCCTGACGAACGATTCTTACAGCTCCATTGCTAATTCAAAAACAATCGGGTTTACAGGCAATCACCGCCCGAGCCTCCGGTTTGAAAAAAACATTGACTCGCTGAACACCATTATCCTGATCAGTAATTCGCGGATCAATGCGGGCGATGACAACTTTGACAGTTACCAGCAGTCATTCCGCAACGAAGGCGTAGTTACTAACCAGTCGACCGTAAAGAATTTCAGCGAATACAATTCGTTCGCCATGGCCAACCTGCTTATTTATCGGCATAAGTTCAAGAAAAAGGGACGCAATTTTGCAGCAAGTGTTGGGTATAACATCAATAATGCGGATGAGAGCAAGGACCTGAGTTCAAACAATGTCTTCTTCCAGGATCCGACGAGGAACAGCATTATCAACCAGCTGAACGAAACGGAAAGCACCCGTGGTAACCTGAAAGGAAGCTTGTCATACATTGAGCCGTTTGCCAAGAAATTTTTCTGGGAGACGTTTTACAATTATAGCATGCGTAAGGATAAAGTAGACCGTGACGTGTTTGATGTTTCCGGCACCGAGCGCGAAGTGAACCAATCACTGACCCGCTACTATTCCAATGATTTTACTTACAACAGGGTAGGAACCAGCATTCGCTATTCCAACAAAGGACTGAATCTGGCTGCCGGGCTGGCTGGGGTGCAATTTGAGTTAAGGGGGAAATTCGCTTCGGATAAGGCAGCTGCCGATTTTATGCGGGTAAGCAAAAGCTACTTCACCTTTGTACCCAATGTTTCGCTGAATTATGACCTGAAAAACAACCGCTATCTGTACGCAGAATATGGTTTAAATGTCCGCGAACCTTCGATTACCGACTTGCAGCCTATCGTGGATAACAGTAACCCGCTTTTCATCACAGAGGGAAATCCGGACCTGATCCCATCTGCAACACACGGTGTGTACGCAGGCTATAACATGTTCAATCCAGCTAATTTTATCAACCTTTATATCGGTCTTTCTTATAATTATAATGTAAATCAGATCGTCTATAATCGGACTGTGAATGTAGAAAACCTGATTACGACGACCAAGCCTATCAATATTTCAGGTGGATACAGCTACGGCAGTTACGGAGGTTTTGGCTTTCCGCTGAAGAAAACGAAGGCAACCATGAACCTCAATGCCAGCATAAATTATAACAACAACATTACTTATATCAATGATGTTGAAAATGAGACAAATACAAACAGCTATAATTTTGGAACGCGCCTGGATTTGACGCCCAGCGATGCATTTACGTTTTATGGAAATGCGAACTGGGGTTTCAGTAATTCGGAATATTCTGTTAACACCACCCAGAACCAGAAGATCTTCAACGCCACTTATGGTGCGGATGTGAATGCGAAAGGGCCCAGGGACATTTACTTCAATGCTCGTTTTAATTACAGGATTTATAAAAATGACCAATTCGGCTTTGATCAGAAATTGCCGATCCTGAATCTCTCGGTTTATAAGATCATTTTGAAAAGTAAAAAAGGGGAAATCAGGCTTACTGCCAATGACGTGTTCAAGAAGAATCTCGGGATCACGCAGAATGTCAACCAGAACTTTTATACCGAAAGGAAAGTGGCGACATTATCCAGATATTTTATGCTGAGCTTTACGTATAACATGCGCGGTGTAACCGCTTCGGTACGCCGCAATAACAATTTTTAA
- a CDS encoding MerR family transcriptional regulator, whose product MQANTKLYYDTNEVAEMVGCEPSALRFWEKKFPQLNPKRDARNRRRYTERDIEIIRKIMHQRDKQGRTIKGAREQMRRKEESQLLIQRLMRVRKFLVELQETL is encoded by the coding sequence ATGCAAGCAAACACCAAACTATATTACGACACCAACGAAGTAGCCGAAATGGTCGGTTGCGAACCTTCTGCGCTTCGTTTCTGGGAGAAAAAATTCCCTCAGCTGAATCCCAAGCGGGATGCCCGGAACAGAAGGCGATATACCGAACGTGACATTGAGATCATCCGGAAGATCATGCACCAGCGTGATAAACAGGGTCGTACAATTAAGGGCGCTCGCGAACAGATGCGCAGGAAAGAAGAGTCTCAGCTCTTGATCCAGCGTTTGATGCGTGTCCGCAAGTTCCTGGTAGAGTTGCAGGAAACACTGTAA